A window of Mangifera indica cultivar Alphonso chromosome 13, CATAS_Mindica_2.1, whole genome shotgun sequence contains these coding sequences:
- the LOC123194524 gene encoding protein S-acyltransferase 24-like isoform X2 — translation MGFLYDSMVEIYMLQIIPGRLHCIGVQFEVQSKLPIFYLKRVHGLMWPIFMAIREKNDGSIFCVDWTWLQTTHVAAQYGQTAFLYHIVSKWNADPDTPDNDGRSPLHWAAYKGFADCIRLLLFLDAYRGRQDKEGCTPLHWAAIRGNLEACTVLVQAGKKEDLIVTDNTGLTPAQLASDKNHRQVAFFLGNARKLLDKRFDGNSTLGKLSKLGLAPILWCLILLLLATYMHSVIMASNLPKLTAGFGLLAWLGVFLASGGLVLFNRCTRKDPGYIRINVHDPQMKDDEPLLKIEINNPALLAGNWSQLCATCKIIRPLRAKHCSTCDRCVEQFDHHCPWVSNCIGKKNKWDFFLFLVLEVSAMLVTGAVTLTRILTDPGAPSSFGVWINHASTHHVGAISFLAMDILVFFGVAILTVVQASQISRNITTNEMANALRYSYLRGPGGRFRNPYDHGCRKNCSDFLFNGYNEDVELIEDSGDSGGIGMMQMSRNSNLQNGDGRIYHANGNGHVAINMNSENTKTHYGHGHGHAHSSHCSNGNHSTSKSDSIPVWLGLGLGRSSARSVVS, via the exons GGAAAAAAATGATGGAAGCATATTTTGTGTTGACTGGACTTGGTTGCAGACCACACATGTTGCAGCCCAATATGGTCAAACAGCTTTCCTCTATCACATAGTTTCAAAATGGAATGCCGATCCCGATACCCCTGATAATGATGGAAGAAGCCCTTTACACTG GGCTGCTTACAAGGGTTTTGCTGATTGTATACGTCTACTTTTATTTTTGGATGCATACAGAGGACGCCAGGATAAAGAAG GTTGCACTCCGCTTCATTGGGCTGCAATCAGGGGTAATTTGGAGGCATGCACAGTGTTAGTACAGGCTGGGAAAAAGGAAGACTTGATTGTTACCGATAATACGGGCCTCACACCTGCACAGCTTGCTTCTGATAAGAATCACAGACAAGTTGCTTTTTTCCTT GGGAATGCTAGAAAGTTACTTGATAAACGATTTGATGGGAACAGTACTCTTGGGAAGCTTTCAAAACTAGGACTTGCACCTATACTTTGGTGTTTGATTTTGCTGCTACTCGCGACTTATATGCATTCTGTTATCATGG CATCAAATTTGCCGAAGTTAACTGCTGGCTTTGGTCTTCTTGCATGGTTGGGCGTTTTCCTGGCAAGTGGTGGATTAGTTTTGTTCAATAGGTGTACTAG AAAGGATCCAGGTTACATCAGGATTAATGTGCATGATCCACAAATGAAAGATGAT GAACCTTTATTGAAGATTGAAATAAATAATCCTGCTTTGCTAGCTGGAAATTGGTCTCAGCTCTGTGCCACATGCAAG ATTATCAGACCTCTTCGTGCAAAGCACTGTTCCACTTGTGATCGCTGTGTTGAACAGTTTGACCACCATTGTCCTTGGGTATCCAATTGTATTGGCAAG AAAAACAAGTGggatttcttcctttttcttgttttagaaGTTTCAGCAATGTTGGTAACTGGTGCAGTTACTCTCACAA GAATTTTGACTGATCCAGGGGCGCCCTCATCATTTGGAGTGTGGATAAACCATGCTAGTACTCATCATGTTGGGGCTATATCATTTCTGGCTATGGATATTCTCGTCTTCTTTGGTGTGGCTATTTTAACAGTTGTACAAGCTTCTCAG ATATCCCGAAATATAACAACAAATGAAATGGCAAATGCATTACGATACAGCTACCTTAGAGGTCCTGGTGGTAGATTTAGAAACCCGTATGATCATGGGTGCAGGAAGAACTGTTCCGATTTTCTATTCAACGGCTACAATGAAGATGTGGAGTTGATTGAAGATTCTGGTGATTCTGGAGGGATTGGAATGATGCAGATGTCAAGAAATTCAAACTTGCAAAATGGGGATGGCCGTATCTATCATGCAAATGGGAATGGCCATGTTGCTATTAACATGAATTCTGAGAACACCAAGACACATTATGGTCATGGTCATGGACATGCCCATTCCTCCCATTGCAGCAACGGCAACCATAGTACATCAAAATCCGATAGCATACCAGTTTGGTTGGGTCTAGGTCTTGGACGCAGTTCTGCACGGTCTGTTGTATCTTAA
- the LOC123194026 gene encoding protein PHOX1-like isoform X2: MEKQNGKKKKRTGGLSGDGNAKLSRSPKAYDKDMEVFISISQELKDEGNKLFQKRDHEGAMLKYDKALKLLPRNHSDVSYLRSNMAACYMQMGLSEYPKAIDECNLALEVTPRYSKALLKRARCYEALNRLDLAFRDVTTVLNLEKNNAMAIEVAERVKQELESRGLRVNDTVIELPPDYVEPPLVSLAPKLVKEKTRKKKSKKLRQKAEDKIGDKKVDEKVEDKKIDENIVDKKAEDKVVVEEKISSTNEKEPKNTVKLVYGEDIRLAQLPHNCSLMQLREVISNRFPSSKAVLIKYRDGEGDLITITTDEELRWAEASAELQGSARLYIVDVNPGQDPLYERLEDRNAGIGMAAEKESFCIDNWIIEFVQLFKNHVGLDSDTYLNLYELGMKLSSEAMEDTVTSEEAQGLFSCAADKFQEMASLALFNWGNVHMSQARKRFNLSKDGSKESVLEQIKTAYDLAGQEYTKAGKRYDEALRIKPDFYEGLLALGQQQFEQAKLSWYYAMSSNVDLDTWPSTEVLQLYNSAEENMDKGMQMWEELERQRLSELSKRKEVDNLLLKAGLDGLFKDISADEAEDQASRIRSQINLLWGTILYERSIMEYKLGLPTWHECLEVAAEKFELAGASMTDVAVMLKNHCSNDHAVKGLDFKIDEIVQAWNEMYEAKKWQSKVQSFRLEPLLRLRVSKLYHVLEHA; this comes from the exons ATGGAGAAGCAAAatggaaagaagaagaaacggACAGGGGGGCTATCAGGTGATGGTAATGCAAAGCTAAGTAGAAGTCCTAAAGCTTATGATAAGGACATGGAAGTTTTCATTTCCATTTCTCAAGAATTGAAGGACGAAGGTAACAAACTGTTTCAAAAGAGGGACCATGAAGGAGCTATGCTGAAATATGATAAAGCCCTCAAATTACTGCCAAGGAATCACTCAGATGTATCCTACCTTCGGAGTAACATGGCAGCATGTTATATGCAGATGGGTCTGAGTGAGTATCCAAAGGCGATTGATGAATGCAATTTGGCTCTAGAAGTCACTCCCAGGTATAGTAAAGCGCTTCTAAAAAGGGCTAGGTGTTACGAGGCTTTGAATAGATTGGACTTGGCCTTCAGAGATGTTACTACAGTTTTGAATTTAGAGAAGAATAATGCTATGGCAATAGAGGTAGCAGAAAGGGTGAAGCAAGAGCTTGAGAGTAGGGGATTAAGGGTGAATGATACTGTAATAGAATTACCTCCAGATTATGTTGAACCTCCTCTTGTTTCTCTTGCACCAAAATTGGTGAAAGAGAagacaaggaagaagaagagcaaAAAACTTAGGCAGAAGGCTGAGGACAAAATTGGTGATAAGAAGGTTGATGAAAAGGTCGAGGATAAGAAGATTGATGAAAATATTGTGGATAAAAAGGCTGAGGATAAGGTGGTTGTGGAAGAGAAAATTAGTAGTACAAACGAGAAAGAACCGAAGAACACTGTAAAGTTGGTGTATGGGGAGGATATAAGATTGGCTCAGTTGCCGCATAATTGCAGTCTCATGCAACTTAGAGAGGTTATAAGCAATCGATTCCCAAGCTCCAAAGCTGTTCTTATTAAGTACAGGGATGGAGAAGGTGATTTAATCACAATTACAACTGATGAAGAACTAAGATGGGCTGAAGCATCAGCAGAATTGCAGGGTTCTGCCAGGCTCTATATAGTAGATGTTAATCCTGGACAGGATCCACTCTATGAGAGATTGGAGGATAGGAACGCCGGAATAGGCATGGCGGCAGAAAAGGAGTCATTTTGTATAGATAACTGGATAATTGAGTTTGTTCAGCTTTTCAAGAACCATGTTGGTTTAGATTCTGATACATACTTGAACCTTTATGAACTTGGCATGAAGTTATCCTCTGAGGCTATGGAGGATACTGTTACAAGTGAAGAAGCCCAAGGCCTATTCAGCTGCGCAGCAGATAAATTCCAAGAGATGGCATCATTAGCACTGTTCAACTGGGGAAATGTTCACATGTCCCAGGCAAGGAAGAGGTTTAACCTCAGCAAAGATGGTTCAAAAGAATCTGTACTTGAACAGATAAAAACCGCATATGATTTGGCAGGACAAGAATATACCAAAGCAGGAAAGAGATATGATGAAGCATTAAGAATCAAACCAGACTTCTATGAAGGTCTTTTAGCACTAGGTCAGCAACAATTTGAGCAGGCAAAACTTTCTTGGTATTATGCGATGAGTAGCAATGTTGATTTAGATACATGGCCTTCTACGGAGGTTCTACAGCTTTATAATAGTGCTGAGGAGAATATGGATAAGGGCATGCAGATGTGGGAAGAACTAGAAAGACAACGCTTGAGTGAACTTTCGAAACGAAAGGAAGTTGATAATCTGTTGCTGAAAGCTGGGCTGGATGGtttatttaaagatatatcAGCAGACGAAGCTGAAGATCAGGCTTCAAGGATAAGGTCCCAGATAAACCTCTTATGGGGTACTATACTCTATGAGCGATCCATTATGGAATACAAACTTGGGCTCCCAACCTGGCATGAGTGTTTGGAAGTCGCAGCTGAGAAGTTTGAGCTTGCTGGAGCATCTATGACAGATGTAGCTGTTATGTTAAAGAACCATTGTTCTAATGATCATGCTGTGAAAG GtctagattttaaaattgatgagaTAGTACAGGCATGGAATGAGATGTATGAAGCTAAAAAGTGGCAGAGTAAGGTTCAATCATTCCGGCTTGAACCGTTACTGAGACTGCGAGTTTCAAAACTTTATCATGTTTTAGAGCATGCATGA
- the LOC123194026 gene encoding protein PHOX1-like isoform X1: MEKQNGKKKKRTGGLSGDGNAKLSRSPKAYDKDMEVFISISQELKDEGNKLFQKRDHEGAMLKYDKALKLLPRNHSDVSYLRSNMAACYMQMGLSEYPKAIDECNLALEVTPRYSKALLKRARCYEALNRLDLAFRDVTTVLNLEKNNAMAIEVAERVKQELESRGLRVNDTVIELPPDYVEPPLVSLAPKLVKEKTRKKKSKKLRQKAEDKIGDKKVDEKVEDKKIDENIVDKKAEDKVVVEEKISSTNEKEPKNTVKLVYGEDIRLAQLPHNCSLMQLREVISNRFPSSKAVLIKYRDGEGDLITITTDEELRWAEASAELQGSARLYIVDVNPGQDPLYERLEDRNAGIGMAAEKESFCIDNWIIEFVQLFKNHVGLDSDTYLNLYELGMKLSSEAMEDTVTSEEAQGLFSCAADKFQEMASLALFNWGNVHMSQARKRFNLSKDGSKESVLEQIKTAYDLAGQEYTKAGKRYDEALRIKPDFYEGLLALGQQQFEQAKLSWYYAMSSNVDLDTWPSTEVLQLYNSAEENMDKGMQMWEELERQRLSELSKRKEVDNLLLKAGLDGLFKDISADEAEDQASRIRSQINLLWGTILYERSIMEYKLGLPTWHECLEVAAEKFELAGASMTDVAVMLKNHCSNDHAVKGLDFKIDEIVQAWNEMYEAKKWQNLEEKGKRKMLKRLAYALFTGISCIVF, translated from the exons ATGGAGAAGCAAAatggaaagaagaagaaacggACAGGGGGGCTATCAGGTGATGGTAATGCAAAGCTAAGTAGAAGTCCTAAAGCTTATGATAAGGACATGGAAGTTTTCATTTCCATTTCTCAAGAATTGAAGGACGAAGGTAACAAACTGTTTCAAAAGAGGGACCATGAAGGAGCTATGCTGAAATATGATAAAGCCCTCAAATTACTGCCAAGGAATCACTCAGATGTATCCTACCTTCGGAGTAACATGGCAGCATGTTATATGCAGATGGGTCTGAGTGAGTATCCAAAGGCGATTGATGAATGCAATTTGGCTCTAGAAGTCACTCCCAGGTATAGTAAAGCGCTTCTAAAAAGGGCTAGGTGTTACGAGGCTTTGAATAGATTGGACTTGGCCTTCAGAGATGTTACTACAGTTTTGAATTTAGAGAAGAATAATGCTATGGCAATAGAGGTAGCAGAAAGGGTGAAGCAAGAGCTTGAGAGTAGGGGATTAAGGGTGAATGATACTGTAATAGAATTACCTCCAGATTATGTTGAACCTCCTCTTGTTTCTCTTGCACCAAAATTGGTGAAAGAGAagacaaggaagaagaagagcaaAAAACTTAGGCAGAAGGCTGAGGACAAAATTGGTGATAAGAAGGTTGATGAAAAGGTCGAGGATAAGAAGATTGATGAAAATATTGTGGATAAAAAGGCTGAGGATAAGGTGGTTGTGGAAGAGAAAATTAGTAGTACAAACGAGAAAGAACCGAAGAACACTGTAAAGTTGGTGTATGGGGAGGATATAAGATTGGCTCAGTTGCCGCATAATTGCAGTCTCATGCAACTTAGAGAGGTTATAAGCAATCGATTCCCAAGCTCCAAAGCTGTTCTTATTAAGTACAGGGATGGAGAAGGTGATTTAATCACAATTACAACTGATGAAGAACTAAGATGGGCTGAAGCATCAGCAGAATTGCAGGGTTCTGCCAGGCTCTATATAGTAGATGTTAATCCTGGACAGGATCCACTCTATGAGAGATTGGAGGATAGGAACGCCGGAATAGGCATGGCGGCAGAAAAGGAGTCATTTTGTATAGATAACTGGATAATTGAGTTTGTTCAGCTTTTCAAGAACCATGTTGGTTTAGATTCTGATACATACTTGAACCTTTATGAACTTGGCATGAAGTTATCCTCTGAGGCTATGGAGGATACTGTTACAAGTGAAGAAGCCCAAGGCCTATTCAGCTGCGCAGCAGATAAATTCCAAGAGATGGCATCATTAGCACTGTTCAACTGGGGAAATGTTCACATGTCCCAGGCAAGGAAGAGGTTTAACCTCAGCAAAGATGGTTCAAAAGAATCTGTACTTGAACAGATAAAAACCGCATATGATTTGGCAGGACAAGAATATACCAAAGCAGGAAAGAGATATGATGAAGCATTAAGAATCAAACCAGACTTCTATGAAGGTCTTTTAGCACTAGGTCAGCAACAATTTGAGCAGGCAAAACTTTCTTGGTATTATGCGATGAGTAGCAATGTTGATTTAGATACATGGCCTTCTACGGAGGTTCTACAGCTTTATAATAGTGCTGAGGAGAATATGGATAAGGGCATGCAGATGTGGGAAGAACTAGAAAGACAACGCTTGAGTGAACTTTCGAAACGAAAGGAAGTTGATAATCTGTTGCTGAAAGCTGGGCTGGATGGtttatttaaagatatatcAGCAGACGAAGCTGAAGATCAGGCTTCAAGGATAAGGTCCCAGATAAACCTCTTATGGGGTACTATACTCTATGAGCGATCCATTATGGAATACAAACTTGGGCTCCCAACCTGGCATGAGTGTTTGGAAGTCGCAGCTGAGAAGTTTGAGCTTGCTGGAGCATCTATGACAGATGTAGCTGTTATGTTAAAGAACCATTGTTCTAATGATCATGCTGTGAAAG GtctagattttaaaattgatgagaTAGTACAGGCATGGAATGAGATGTATGAAGCTAAAAAGTGGCAGA ATCTTGAAGAGAAAGGGAAGAGGAAAATGTTGAAAAGACTTGCTTATGCTCTGTTCACTGGAATATCATGTATTGTGTTTTAA